CTCAAACTGCTATTGATAATTTAACCGAATGTTTAACGTCTGAAGAAAAACAAAATTTACTACATTGCTTAAGCAAAATTGTTGGTTCTTTTCTACCAGAAGAGTGCCATCTGTCTAATCAAAAGGATGCAAAATGTTAAAGCTGGCAAAAATCACTACCTTTATGTCGTTATGCTTTCTCTATGGTTGTGCGCCATCATCAAATATTAAAACGCACAATACCATGGCAGATGATTCATTAATCAGCCATGCCAGTACTTTGGAAACGAAAAACTTATATTCAACTAATTGGCCAGGAGAGTCTTGGTGGTTATCTCTTGACGATAACCAGCTGAATCAGCTTATAACGCAGGCGCTAAAACACAGTCCTGATATTCAAATGGCGAATGCGAATTTACAAAAAGCATCCGCGTTTGTGATGGCGGCAGACAGCAAATTTGATCCTGTGGTTTCTGCAAATGCAGGCGTTACGCGTTCTCGTTTGTCCCGTGTGGAAGACAACAGCTATCAAGGTAGTCAATACGGAACCGTATATAATCTTGGCTTAAGCATGAATTACTCTTTCGATTTATGGGGAGGTAATAAAGCTGCTTGGATCGCCAGTGTGAATACTCAAAAAGCCGCTGAGATTGATCATCAAGCTGCGAAGATTAATCTGTCTTCAGCCATCATCCGCACCTACATACAGCTTGCTAATGCCTACGCTTTAGAAGACTTGGCAAAAGAAGATCTAGAACGAACACAACGTATTGTTTCGATCACTCAGCAGCTGTTATCAAATGGCTTAACATCAGATGATCGTTTGTACACAGCGCAAGGTAACGAAGCCTCCACACAACAAATACTGAAAAAGCGAACTCTGTCTATTCAACTATTGAAAAATGCGCTAGCAACGTTAGTTGGAGAAGGCCCAGATCTCGCCATGACCATCGAGCGACCTACGGCGCACATGAGTACTAAACTCAGTCTACCGGAACAATTACCGGCAAATTTAATCGCTCATCGTCCAGATATTGTGGCTGCAAAATGGCGTGTTGAAGCGTCAAATAAAAATATCGAGGTTGCCAAAACAAGCTTTTACCCGAATGTTAATTTAAGCGCGTCAGCGGGGTTTAAAACGGTACTTGGCGACTCTATGTTTGGCGAACCAAGCCGTTCTTGGAGTGTGGGGCCAGCCATCTCTTTGCCTTTATTTACGCGAGGTCTCAACGCTGACTTGATTGATCAAACGGCTTCTTATGACGCCGCAGTCGCTCACTACAATAAAACAATTGTAAAAGCTTTTGGTGATGTGGCAGACCATGTTTTGTCCATCAAATCCATCAATGAGCAAATACAAGACGCACAACGAAGCTTTCAGCTAGCAACCAAAAGCTACCACATTACAGAAAAACGTTATCAGTCTGGAATGGGAAGCCAGTTAGAAGTATTACTTATTGAAAATCAGCTACTGCAAGCAGAATCAGCAATAACCCAATTAAAAAACCAACGGCAAGAGAAGCAAGTCGCACTTGTTGAAGCGTTAGGTGGTGGTTTTGAAGATTACCCGTCGACCTCTGTTTCTAAAAATTAATGGTGAATAAAATTATGCAAGACAACGTTGAAAACACAGTGGCTCCAAAGAAAAGCAAGCGTAAGAAGAGCTTAATCATTCTTTTCGGTATTGTTGTATTAGGTGCCGTGGGAACTGGCTGGTACTACGAAGAGTATGTTGTTGGTAATCAAACCACTGATGATGCTTACGTTAACGGCAACATCGTCTCTATCACACCAGAAACGGTTGGCACTGTTACGCAAATTACCGTAGACAGCGGTGATTTTGTACAAAAGGGGCAAGTCTTAGTGCGTTTTGATGAGGCCGACGCAGACCTTGAGTATGACAATGCCAAGGCGAAGTTAGCCCAAGCGGTCCGACAAGTAAGAGCCATGTTTAATAATGTGACGCAAGCGGAAGCGGTGGTCGATGCCAATAAAATCGCGTTACACAAGGCAGAACGGGATTATGATCGTCGTAAAAATATGGTCAAAGCCGGTGGTTTGTCTCAAGAAGATCTAAGCCATGCGAAAGACATGGTTGATTCCGCTCAAACTCAACTTGCCGTTGCGGTTGAACAATTGAAATCACAGTCTTCCATGATATCGGGCACAACAGTAGAAACTCATCCTACGGTTCGATCCGCGATTACCAATGTTAAACAGGCCTATCTGACCAAACAGCGTACTAATATCGTCGCTCCAGTGACTGGGTATGTGGCGCGCCGTCAAGTTCAGCTAGGGCAGCGCGTTTCACCTAGCTCTATTTTAATGGCCGTTGTCCCACTGGATGAAGTGTGGGTAGACGCTAACTTTAAAGAAACTCAAATGGATGATATGCGCATTGGCCAGCCCGTTGCTTTGATAAGTGATCTTTATGGAGACAAAGTGGTCTTTCATGGAACGATAGAAAGTTTGGGTATCGGTACGGGCAGTGCATTTTCAGTTTTACCAGCACAAAACGCTACCGGTAACTGGATTAAAATTGTTCAGCGTTTACCTGTTCGTATTACGTTAGATGCACAGGACATTGCTAGTCATCCTTTGCGCATTGGTCTATCTATGAATGTTGAGGTTGATACAGCAAACACATCTGGCAAATTGTTATCAACAACAAGCCCAGAAAAACCGCGCTTTGTAACCAATGCCTATCATCAACCGATGGAAAATATTCAACAGACTATCAGCCAAATTATTAAAGACAATGATGCCCAGCTTAACCATGCATCCACAAATAAGTAGTAAGGGCGATCTATGAGTCAACAAGAAGACTTTCGCCCAGCGAATATGGCTCTGTGTATCTTTGCCATCTCGCTGGGGGTGTTTATGCAGGTGCTGGATACCACTATTGCAAACGTTG
This genomic stretch from Marinomonas primoryensis harbors:
- a CDS encoding efflux RND transporter periplasmic adaptor subunit, coding for MQDNVENTVAPKKSKRKKSLIILFGIVVLGAVGTGWYYEEYVVGNQTTDDAYVNGNIVSITPETVGTVTQITVDSGDFVQKGQVLVRFDEADADLEYDNAKAKLAQAVRQVRAMFNNVTQAEAVVDANKIALHKAERDYDRRKNMVKAGGLSQEDLSHAKDMVDSAQTQLAVAVEQLKSQSSMISGTTVETHPTVRSAITNVKQAYLTKQRTNIVAPVTGYVARRQVQLGQRVSPSSILMAVVPLDEVWVDANFKETQMDDMRIGQPVALISDLYGDKVVFHGTIESLGIGTGSAFSVLPAQNATGNWIKIVQRLPVRITLDAQDIASHPLRIGLSMNVEVDTANTSGKLLSTTSPEKPRFVTNAYHQPMENIQQTISQIIKDNDAQLNHASTNK
- a CDS encoding efflux transporter outer membrane subunit translates to MLKLAKITTFMSLCFLYGCAPSSNIKTHNTMADDSLISHASTLETKNLYSTNWPGESWWLSLDDNQLNQLITQALKHSPDIQMANANLQKASAFVMAADSKFDPVVSANAGVTRSRLSRVEDNSYQGSQYGTVYNLGLSMNYSFDLWGGNKAAWIASVNTQKAAEIDHQAAKINLSSAIIRTYIQLANAYALEDLAKEDLERTQRIVSITQQLLSNGLTSDDRLYTAQGNEASTQQILKKRTLSIQLLKNALATLVGEGPDLAMTIERPTAHMSTKLSLPEQLPANLIAHRPDIVAAKWRVEASNKNIEVAKTSFYPNVNLSASAGFKTVLGDSMFGEPSRSWSVGPAISLPLFTRGLNADLIDQTASYDAAVAHYNKTIVKAFGDVADHVLSIKSINEQIQDAQRSFQLATKSYHITEKRYQSGMGSQLEVLLIENQLLQAESAITQLKNQRQEKQVALVEALGGGFEDYPSTSVSKN